The window GTCGGTCGCTGCATTGGGTCCTGCCGAGCCGTTTTACGAGATGGCGATGGTCTGCCGCGCTATGGAAAACACGACCTACTTCGCCAGCATCAACCATGCGCTGGGACATCAGGAGTGGCGGACAACGCTGGTCGCACCGGACGGCAATCTTGTGGCCTCTGTGCCACTGGGGGAAGAAAAGTTGCTTGTCTCCGACTTGAATCTGGAACAGGCGACCTGGTTTTTGGCGAAACGGTACAACCCGGATTTGTATCAGGGAGAAGGGGATGTGTGAGTTGGTGCGACAGGCAAATGCAGCAGATCAGGCCGCCTTGCGGGAGATGATGCTCGAATACATTGTGGATTTCTATCAGCGGGAAGCGCCGCCGGCAGCAAAATTGGACTGCCTGCAAGCGATGCTGCTCTCAGGTGATACCGGGCTACAGTTCGTGGCCGAGCAGGACGGAGCGTATCAGGGCTTTGCGACGCTTTACTTCACTTACAGCACGCTGCGGGCAGAGCGGGTCGTGATCATGAACGACCTGTACGTGCGGGAAGCGTATCGCGGGTCGGGCGTGGCGGAAAAGCTCTTCCAAGCATGCGCGGCTTATACGAAGGAGAACGGATTCGCGTTAATGCAATGGGAAACGGCAAAAGACAATAGCCGCGCCCAGCGGTTTTATGAGAAAATGGGTGGAGAGAAAGGCGATTGGCTGAATTATTCGATTTGATCATACATTTCGAGGGACGAGGAGGAGGTGAGGGCTCGTGGAGTTTCGTTCGTATCGGGAGTTTTGGCCCTTTTATGTGCTGCAGCATTCGAAGCGGGCGACGCGCCTGTGGCACGCGGTGGGCACGAGCTGTGTGTTTCTGCTCTTGATCGCCGCCGGATTTACCGGCAAGTGGTGGCTGCTCTTGCTGATTCCGGTGATCGCCTATGGCTTGGCCTGGTTCTCACACTTCTTCATCGAAGGCAACAAGCCGGCGACGTTTGGCCATCCGCTCTGGTCGCTCTGCGGCGATTTTCAGATGTACTTCCTGACGATCTCCGGCCAGATGGGTGCCGAGGTGGCACGCGTGCAGAAGTTGTATCAACAAAAGAAGTAAGGCAGCCACAGGGGGCTGCCTTTTGTCTATTGCCCTCTGGCCTTGAAGATCAGGTAGCGGACAAAGTGCCCAACGGAATACGTTGCCGTCGCCAGGAACAGGATCACGCCGATGAACGCGAAGAGCAGCGTAAATCCGCCGGAGAGGAAATGCGTGATGTACAGGATGATCGCAAGCACGATGACGATCGTGATCGCCTTGATAAACTGACGGCCTGCATAGTAACGCTCTTCCTGCCAGCGGGTGGGGAAGACGGGCGCTTGCTTAGCCGGTTTGGCTGCGGGTACGGTTTCTTGTGCCATGAGTTCTTCACTCCTGCTATTTTGAGAATGCTACTGCTATTGTACCAAAAACAGCAAGCGAAAGGGTGTACCAGATATGATCAAAAGCATCAGCGACGCTGCCGTACTGGCAAACGGCGTGAAAATGCCATGGCTCGGCCTCGGCGTTTTTAAGACGCAGGAAGGCGCCGAGGTGGAAAATTCGGTTCGCTACGCGCTCGAAGCCGGCTACCGGCACATCGACACCGCCGCGATCTACCGCAACGAGGAAGGCGTCGGCCGCGCGGTGAAAGCGTCGGGTATCGCGCGCGAAGAGCTGTTTATCACCACAAAGGTCTGGAACACGGAGCAAGGGTACGAGACGACCCTGGCCGCTTTTGAAGAGAGCCGCCGGAAACTGGGGCTGGAGTATGTCGACCTGTACTTGATCCACTGGGCGGTGAAGGAGAAGTACAAAGAGACGTGGCGCGCGCTGGAGAAGCTGTACCGAGACGGGCTGGTGCGGGCGATCGGGGTGTCGAACTTCCAGGTGCACCATCTGCAAGACCTGATGGCGACGGCAACTGTGAAGCCGATGGTCAATCAGGTGGAATACCACCCCTACCTGACGCAACAGGAGCTGCTCGCGTTCTGCCAGCAGGAAGGGATTCAGTTCGAAGCATGGAGCCCGCTGATGCGCGGGCGCATCCAGGAAGAGCCGGTCATCGTGCAGCTGGCGGAGAAATACGGCAAGACACCGGCGCAGATCGTCTTGCGCTGGGACTTGCAGCACGGCGTGGTGACGATTCCGAAATCGATCCGGCAGGAGCGCGTGATCGAAAATGCGCAGCTGTTCGACTTT of the Tumebacillus sp. BK434 genome contains:
- a CDS encoding GNAT family N-acetyltransferase — its product is MRQANAADQAALREMMLEYIVDFYQREAPPAAKLDCLQAMLLSGDTGLQFVAEQDGAYQGFATLYFTYSTLRAERVVIMNDLYVREAYRGSGVAEKLFQACAAYTKENGFALMQWETAKDNSRAQRFYEKMGGEKGDWLNYSI
- a CDS encoding DUF962 domain-containing protein, with product MEFRSYREFWPFYVLQHSKRATRLWHAVGTSCVFLLLIAAGFTGKWWLLLLIPVIAYGLAWFSHFFIEGNKPATFGHPLWSLCGDFQMYFLTISGQMGAEVARVQKLYQQKK
- a CDS encoding aldo/keto reductase — its product is MIKSISDAAVLANGVKMPWLGLGVFKTQEGAEVENSVRYALEAGYRHIDTAAIYRNEEGVGRAVKASGIAREELFITTKVWNTEQGYETTLAAFEESRRKLGLEYVDLYLIHWAVKEKYKETWRALEKLYRDGLVRAIGVSNFQVHHLQDLMATATVKPMVNQVEYHPYLTQQELLAFCQQEGIQFEAWSPLMRGRIQEEPVIVQLAEKYGKTPAQIVLRWDLQHGVVTIPKSIRQERVIENAQLFDFALSAEDLATLDGLNRDQRFGSDPDNFNFK